One genomic window of Deinococcus aerophilus includes the following:
- a CDS encoding metallophosphoesterase: protein MHRLSLPSVLLLFLPACAPALSGPAVSLPDVTAPLTMPGPEHLRVVVMGDQGTGTDVQRRVAAAMQEVCAREGCDLGVGLGDNFYPAGPREVGSPLFQTRFEDVYGPLNLPFLMVAGNHDESGLFGGDGTDARGAETQVAYAKVNPRWVMPARTYRAPVTAGTGEALAEFFVVDTTPLAAYLPGRRVNEWPGGPWDAAQRTWLANALRGSGARWKLVLGHHPLFSNGKHGDAGQYDGLPFAFQRGDAVRDLYRVACGYADAVLSGHDHALEVFAPQPECPGTWAMVSGAAGKAEGARTGTRPAATEIHGQPGFLWLHLTPHTLNVRVYTVAADGTARLAGTHHITTREGSR, encoded by the coding sequence ATGCACCGCCTGAGTCTGCCAAGCGTTCTCCTGCTGTTCCTGCCCGCCTGCGCCCCCGCCCTGAGCGGCCCGGCAGTGTCCCTGCCCGACGTGACCGCCCCCCTCACCATGCCTGGCCCGGAGCACCTGCGCGTGGTGGTCATGGGGGACCAGGGCACCGGAACGGACGTGCAGCGGCGTGTCGCGGCGGCCATGCAGGAGGTATGCGCGCGCGAGGGCTGCGATCTGGGCGTGGGCCTGGGCGACAACTTCTATCCCGCCGGCCCGCGGGAGGTGGGCTCTCCCCTGTTCCAGACCCGCTTTGAGGACGTGTATGGCCCCCTGAACCTTCCCTTCCTGATGGTGGCAGGCAACCACGACGAGAGCGGACTTTTTGGCGGCGACGGAACGGACGCACGCGGAGCGGAGACTCAGGTCGCCTACGCGAAGGTCAATCCGCGCTGGGTGATGCCCGCCCGCACCTACCGGGCACCCGTGACCGCTGGAACCGGAGAGGCTCTGGCCGAATTCTTTGTGGTGGACACCACGCCGCTTGCCGCCTACCTGCCGGGCAGACGGGTGAACGAGTGGCCCGGCGGACCGTGGGACGCTGCGCAGCGCACTTGGCTGGCGAATGCGCTGCGCGGCAGCGGCGCCCGCTGGAAGCTGGTGCTGGGTCACCATCCCCTGTTTTCCAACGGCAAACACGGCGACGCCGGGCAGTACGACGGACTGCCCTTCGCCTTTCAGCGGGGAGACGCGGTGCGCGACCTGTACCGGGTGGCCTGTGGGTACGCGGACGCCGTGCTGAGCGGACACGACCACGCCCTGGAAGTCTTTGCTCCACAGCCGGAATGCCCCGGCACCTGGGCGATGGTGTCCGGTGCAGCGGGCAAGGCCGAGGGCGCGCGGACAGGCACGCGGCCCGCCGCCACCGAAATCCATGGACAGCCCGGCTTTCTGTGGCTGCACTTGACGCCGCACACCCTGAACGTGCGGGTCTATACCGTGGCGGCCGACGGAACAGCGCGGCTCGCCGGCACGCACCACATCACCACGCGGGAGGGCAGCAGATAA
- a CDS encoding glutaredoxin domain-containing protein, translating into MIKMYTTNWCPDCHAAKRALSSKGLAFEEINIEQDEDAAAYVMSVNGGRRSVPTLVHGEVAHSLSGFRPQKLDAFLAAAGL; encoded by the coding sequence ATGATCAAGATGTACACGACCAACTGGTGCCCCGACTGTCACGCGGCCAAACGCGCCCTGAGCAGCAAGGGCCTGGCCTTTGAGGAAATCAACATTGAGCAGGATGAGGACGCCGCCGCCTACGTGATGAGCGTCAACGGCGGGCGGCGCAGCGTTCCGACGCTGGTTCACGGCGAGGTGGCGCACAGCCTCAGCGGGTTCCGGCCGCAGAAGCTGGACGCCTTTCTGGCCGCCGCCGGCCTGTAA